One window from the genome of Acidihalobacter ferrooxydans encodes:
- the argH gene encoding argininosuccinate lyase, producing MSESNTDKLWGGRFSESTDAFVEAFTASVMFDRRLYRHDIQGSRAHARMLAHVGVLTDAECEAIVEGLDAILNDIEAGRFDWDIGLEDVHMNIEARLTARIGAVGKKLHTGRSRNDQVATDIRLWLREEIDHIRAELARARRGLLELAEREADTIMPGFTHLQVAMPVTFGHHLLAWYEMLARDSARLRDVRRRVNVMPLGAAALAGTTYPIDRAYAASLLGFDEVAANSLDAVSDRDFAIEFCAAAALIMTHLSRTSEEMILWSSAQFGFIELPDRFCTGSSIMPQKKNPDVPELLRGKAGRVNGDLITLLTLMKGQPLAYNKDNQEDKEPLFDAVDTVRGSLRAFADMVPAIEVKRERMRAAAMQGYATATDLADYLVRKGVAFRDAHEIVGKAVRRAIERDCDLSELELTELQAFSAAIDADVYAALTLEGSVAARAHYGGTAPDAVRARIRQARELLDNE from the coding sequence ATGTCAGAATCGAATACCGACAAGCTCTGGGGCGGGCGCTTCAGCGAGAGTACCGATGCCTTCGTCGAGGCCTTCACGGCATCGGTGATGTTCGACCGCCGGCTCTACCGCCACGACATTCAGGGTTCCAGAGCGCATGCCCGCATGCTGGCGCATGTCGGCGTGCTGACCGACGCCGAGTGCGAGGCCATCGTCGAAGGGCTGGATGCGATTCTGAACGACATCGAAGCGGGTCGGTTCGACTGGGACATCGGCCTCGAAGACGTCCACATGAACATCGAAGCGCGTCTCACCGCGCGCATCGGCGCGGTCGGCAAGAAACTGCACACCGGACGCTCGCGTAACGACCAGGTCGCCACCGACATCCGTCTCTGGCTGCGCGAGGAAATCGACCATATCCGCGCTGAGTTGGCGCGCGCGCGGCGCGGTTTGCTCGAATTGGCCGAGCGCGAGGCCGACACCATCATGCCGGGCTTCACGCACCTGCAGGTCGCCATGCCTGTGACGTTTGGCCATCACCTGCTTGCCTGGTACGAAATGCTCGCCCGCGACAGTGCGCGACTGCGCGATGTGCGTCGCCGGGTGAACGTGATGCCGCTGGGCGCGGCGGCATTGGCGGGCACGACGTATCCGATCGACCGCGCCTACGCCGCCAGTCTGCTCGGTTTTGACGAAGTGGCCGCCAATTCGCTGGATGCGGTGTCCGACCGCGACTTCGCCATCGAGTTCTGCGCCGCCGCTGCGCTGATCATGACGCACCTCTCGCGCACGTCCGAGGAGATGATTCTGTGGTCATCGGCGCAGTTCGGTTTCATCGAACTGCCCGACCGCTTCTGCACGGGGTCCTCGATCATGCCGCAGAAGAAAAATCCCGACGTGCCCGAACTGCTTCGCGGCAAGGCCGGGCGCGTCAATGGCGATCTGATCACCTTGCTGACCCTGATGAAAGGCCAGCCGCTGGCCTATAACAAGGACAACCAGGAGGACAAGGAGCCGCTATTCGACGCCGTCGATACCGTGCGCGGCAGTCTGCGCGCGTTTGCCGACATGGTGCCCGCTATCGAAGTCAAGCGCGAACGGATGCGCGCGGCCGCGATGCAGGGCTATGCCACGGCCACCGACCTGGCCGATTACCTGGTGCGCAAGGGCGTGGCGTTCCGCGATGCGCACGAAATCGTCGGCAAGGCCGTGCGTCGCGCCATCGAGCGCGATTGTGATCTCAGCGAGTTGGAGTTGACTGAACTACAGGCGTTTAGCGCCGCAATCGACGCGGATGTCTACGCGGCGCTGACACTGGAGGGCTCGGTTGCCGCACGCGCCCATTACGGCGGTACGGCGCCGGATGCGGTGCGCGCCAGAATCCGGCAGGCGCGGGAGCTGCTCGACAACGAGTAA
- a CDS encoding DUF2905 domain-containing protein, with product MTRTLILLGLLLIVAGLAWPLISRLGFGRLPGDFLVRREGFTFYFPLTTSVIVSIIISVLVWLFRK from the coding sequence ATGACCCGCACACTCATACTGCTCGGCCTGCTGCTCATCGTCGCCGGTCTCGCCTGGCCGCTGATCTCGCGCCTGGGCTTCGGTCGCCTGCCCGGCGACTTTCTCGTCCGGCGCGAGGGGTTTACGTTTTACTTCCCGCTGACGACCTCGGTGATCGTCAGCATCATTATTTCGGTGCTCGTCTGGCTGTTTCGCAAGTAA
- a CDS encoding alpha/beta hydrolase translates to MSNPESVLREYGPAPRHSLVWLHGLGADGHDFVPLFDQLERPPDLGLRVVLPHAPIRPVTINGGTPMRAWYDFRSLELGRGEAAEDIAESIALVHALLARERARLPAGGKLLLGGFSQGAVMTLVAGLRATPRPDALIVLSGYLWGDVCEPDSAPPVFQAHGADDPVIALPLGLAAHRALVAAGVEAHWRTYPMAHAVCPEEIDDLAHWLTSVLRGTR, encoded by the coding sequence ATGTCCAACCCCGAAAGCGTCCTGCGCGAATACGGCCCCGCGCCGCGCCACAGCCTCGTCTGGCTGCATGGCCTCGGCGCCGATGGGCATGACTTCGTGCCGCTGTTCGATCAACTCGAACGACCGCCCGACCTGGGCCTGCGCGTTGTGTTGCCGCATGCGCCGATCCGTCCCGTGACCATCAATGGCGGTACGCCCATGCGCGCCTGGTACGATTTCCGCAGCCTGGAATTGGGCCGCGGCGAAGCCGCCGAAGACATCGCCGAATCCATCGCGCTCGTCCACGCCCTGCTCGCCAGGGAGCGGGCCCGCCTGCCCGCCGGCGGCAAACTGCTGCTCGGCGGATTTTCCCAGGGCGCGGTGATGACGCTGGTCGCCGGTCTGCGCGCCACGCCGCGCCCTGATGCCCTGATCGTGCTATCGGGTTATCTCTGGGGCGATGTCTGCGAACCGGATAGCGCGCCACCGGTTTTTCAGGCGCACGGCGCGGACGATCCGGTCATTGCGCTGCCGCTCGGGCTCGCCGCCCATCGCGCGCTGGTTGCCGCAGGCGTCGAGGCCCATTGGCGGACGTATCCGATGGCGCATGCAGTGTGTCCGGAGGAAATTGACGACCTCGCGCACTGGCTGACAAGCGTGCTTCGCGGCACACGCTGA
- a CDS encoding YnfA family protein, which translates to MPLSEPVLPLLAGALTVLRIVLLFIVTAVAEIVGCYLPWLVIKQGKPLWLLLPAAVSLAAFAWLLTLHPTAAGRTYAAYGGVYIAVAIGWLWMVEGIRPSLWDVIGALVALTGMAIIMFAPRQ; encoded by the coding sequence ATGCCTTTGTCTGAACCTGTTCTGCCATTACTTGCCGGCGCACTGACTGTATTGCGCATCGTGCTCCTGTTTATCGTCACGGCGGTCGCCGAGATCGTCGGCTGCTATCTGCCCTGGCTCGTGATCAAGCAGGGCAAGCCGCTTTGGCTGCTGTTGCCCGCGGCGGTTTCGCTGGCCGCATTCGCGTGGTTATTGACCCTGCATCCCACCGCGGCTGGGCGTACTTATGCCGCGTATGGCGGCGTATATATCGCCGTGGCGATCGGCTGGCTATGGATGGTCGAAGGGATACGTCCCAGTCTGTGGGATGTTATCGGCGCCCTCGTCGCCCTCACCGGGATGGCCATTATCATGTTTGCGCCCAGGCAGTAG
- the cls gene encoding cardiolipin synthase — MLNYELPSLVVSFELLIRLAIVVRILLRRQGTPSSRLSWIVVVLLVPIAGPVLYFMFGEVRLGRGRVRRHKRLRRWQTELLEAPHADNAAELPVDHRPIAKLAESVGGTPARHGNALTLLSDSARMIDALVADIDAAEQHCHLTTYIYLDDSSGQAVAEALERATSRGVICRVLVDAVGSKHFLGSALRTQLEAAGVQVRAALPVNPLRALFARLDVRNHRKLAIIDGRVAYTGSQNIADAAFAPKASYAPWVDATIRVRGPVVWDLQRLFIEDWYLDANEWLGEVLSVQPAPRPDGVDVQVIGTGPMSYNYAMRQVQQAALHLGREEVVITSPYLVPDEGTAAAIHAAARCGTRVCLVVPARNDSKLVAAASRGFYSDFLDSGVHIREYLNGLLHAKTLSVDGRLSILGSANLDRRSFELNFELSLIVYDEDFTRELRALQARYMAASSTIIATQWQTLAWPKRLYFNAAGLFGGLL; from the coding sequence ATGCTCAATTATGAGCTGCCATCGCTGGTAGTCTCTTTTGAACTGCTGATTCGGCTTGCCATCGTGGTACGCATTCTGCTGCGCCGCCAGGGCACACCGAGCTCGCGCTTGTCGTGGATCGTGGTTGTGCTGTTGGTGCCAATCGCCGGCCCCGTCCTGTATTTCATGTTCGGCGAGGTGCGGCTGGGCCGAGGCCGGGTGAGGCGGCATAAACGACTGCGGCGCTGGCAGACCGAATTGCTCGAAGCGCCCCATGCCGATAACGCGGCCGAATTGCCGGTCGACCATCGCCCGATCGCCAAACTCGCCGAATCGGTGGGCGGAACGCCGGCGCGGCACGGCAATGCGCTGACGCTGCTCAGCGATTCCGCCCGCATGATCGATGCGCTGGTCGCGGACATCGACGCCGCCGAGCAGCATTGTCATCTGACAACCTATATCTACCTCGACGATAGCTCAGGTCAGGCCGTTGCCGAGGCACTCGAACGCGCCACCAGCCGCGGCGTGATCTGCCGCGTGCTGGTCGATGCCGTCGGCTCGAAACATTTCCTGGGTTCGGCCCTGCGCACGCAGTTGGAGGCGGCGGGCGTGCAGGTGCGCGCCGCGCTGCCGGTCAATCCGCTGCGCGCGCTGTTCGCGCGACTGGATGTGCGCAATCACCGCAAGCTGGCGATCATCGATGGGCGCGTGGCCTATACCGGCAGCCAGAACATCGCTGATGCGGCCTTCGCGCCCAAGGCCAGTTACGCGCCCTGGGTGGATGCCACGATCCGGGTGCGCGGGCCGGTCGTCTGGGATCTGCAGCGGCTGTTCATCGAGGATTGGTATCTGGATGCCAACGAATGGCTGGGCGAGGTCCTGTCGGTACAGCCCGCACCGCGACCCGACGGCGTGGATGTACAAGTCATCGGCACCGGACCGATGTCCTACAACTACGCCATGCGCCAGGTACAGCAGGCCGCGCTGCATCTCGGCCGCGAGGAGGTGGTGATCACCTCGCCCTATCTGGTGCCCGATGAAGGCACCGCGGCGGCCATTCATGCTGCGGCGCGCTGTGGCACGCGTGTGTGCCTGGTCGTACCGGCGCGCAATGACTCGAAACTCGTGGCAGCAGCAAGTCGAGGTTTTTATTCGGATTTTCTGGATAGCGGCGTACACATCCGGGAATACCTCAACGGCCTGCTGCATGCCAAAACGCTGTCGGTCGACGGACGCTTGTCCATTCTCGGTTCGGCAAATCTCGACCGGCGCAGCTTTGAGCTCAATTTCGAGCTGTCGCTGATCGTCTACGACGAAGACTTCACGCGGGAACTGCGCGCGCTACAGGCCCGATACATGGCAGCATCGTCAACCATTATCGCCACGCAATGGCAAACGCTGGCGTGGCCGAAACGGCTGTATTTCAACGCGGCAGGATTGTTCGGTGGATTGCTTTAG
- a CDS encoding Slp family lipoprotein: MHRQHALDRFVSALAPRRAALVLGGLATAMLGGCASVALQPPGPYANMTPTQAVNTDYVGARVRWGGKLIATEPQAKRTCFTVLALPLYSSGEPRVAQTRSLGRFVACSHGFYDPALYARGRLITLAGTITGFTTHKVGGYADRIPTLKAGAPHLWPIEPPVRYVTVPAAPLWYPIYIVRPPPPKP; the protein is encoded by the coding sequence ATGCATCGTCAGCATGCTTTGGACCGATTCGTAAGCGCCTTGGCGCCACGTCGCGCAGCTCTGGTGCTGGGCGGGCTCGCCACCGCCATGCTCGGCGGTTGCGCGAGTGTTGCGTTGCAACCCCCCGGCCCTTACGCAAACATGACTCCGACACAGGCGGTGAACACGGATTACGTCGGCGCCCGCGTGCGCTGGGGCGGCAAACTCATCGCCACCGAACCGCAGGCCAAACGGACCTGTTTCACCGTGCTCGCTCTGCCGCTCTACAGCAGCGGTGAGCCGCGTGTTGCGCAAACCCGCTCGCTCGGCCGCTTCGTCGCCTGCAGTCACGGGTTTTACGATCCGGCGCTGTACGCCAGAGGACGCCTGATCACGCTTGCCGGGACCATCACCGGGTTCACGACGCACAAGGTCGGCGGTTATGCCGACCGCATACCGACTCTGAAAGCCGGCGCGCCGCACCTCTGGCCCATCGAGCCGCCGGTGCGTTATGTCACCGTACCCGCCGCGCCGCTCTGGTATCCGATCTATATCGTGCGTCCACCGCCGCCCAAGCCCTGA
- a CDS encoding DMT family transporter — MWVNLAPGLSPMALVAWRVLLAALLFRLFFPRVRRGFTGAAWGLGSMLVAYYLAAVFAFQHAPVGEVSLCIGCAPLFVLLYQALGGRFPLLGELTAVTLTLTGLGVMLWPSMTDGSQTGVWVGLLSALVAAALTAGYATAHRALALRARSPSGAEVGRAAFLPLGLILLLGAGFAGGGAVMPRQTLAVLAVLGLGVVSTALPTLAVAVASSRLPAFLNTLIRLTTPVFATGFGWVFLHQQLTLWTLGGGALILCGLVVQGLGGGGRTI, encoded by the coding sequence GTGTGGGTAAATCTGGCGCCGGGGCTCTCGCCGATGGCGCTGGTGGCATGGCGCGTGCTGCTGGCGGCGCTGTTATTCAGGCTCTTTTTCCCGCGCGTGCGCCGGGGATTCACCGGCGCGGCATGGGGCCTGGGAAGCATGCTCGTCGCCTACTATCTGGCGGCGGTCTTCGCGTTTCAGCATGCGCCGGTCGGGGAAGTGTCGCTGTGTATCGGCTGCGCGCCCTTGTTCGTCCTGTTGTATCAGGCGCTGGGCGGACGATTCCCGCTGCTCGGTGAACTGACCGCCGTCACGCTGACCCTGACCGGGCTGGGTGTGATGCTTTGGCCGAGCATGACGGACGGCAGTCAGACGGGCGTCTGGGTCGGGCTGCTTTCGGCGCTGGTCGCCGCGGCGCTGACCGCCGGTTACGCCACGGCCCATCGCGCGCTTGCGCTGCGCGCGCGCAGCCCGAGTGGCGCCGAAGTCGGGCGCGCCGCATTTCTCCCGCTGGGGTTGATACTGCTGCTCGGCGCCGGATTCGCCGGCGGCGGCGCGGTCATGCCCAGGCAGACGCTGGCGGTGCTGGCGGTGCTCGGTCTCGGCGTCGTTTCCACCGCGCTGCCAACTCTCGCCGTAGCGGTAGCGTCGAGTCGGCTGCCGGCGTTTCTGAACACCCTGATCCGCCTGACCACGCCGGTGTTCGCGACCGGGTTCGGGTGGGTTTTTCTGCACCAACAACTGACGCTGTGGACCCTCGGCGGCGGCGCGTTGATCCTCTGCGGCCTGGTCGTTCAGGGCTTGGGCGGCGGTGGACGCACGATATAG
- a CDS encoding exodeoxyribonuclease III, translating to MRIITFNANGIRSAARKGFFDWLPAQQADVVCVQETKAQVAQLADPIFWPQGWNCYYSDAEKKGYSGVALYARRKPDAVEAALGCPACPEFETEGRWLEARFGALSVISLYMPSGSSGEERQQIKYRLMDCLYAHLDALRGNGRSYIVCADWNIVHTAADIKNWRGNQKNSGCLPEERAWLDRLFGELGYVDAFRQLEQAPEQYTWWSNRGQAWAKNVGWRIDYQVVSPTLADKVLATHIYREQRFSDHAPLTIDYAWSW from the coding sequence ATGCGCATCATCACCTTCAATGCCAACGGCATCCGTTCCGCCGCCCGCAAGGGATTTTTCGACTGGCTGCCCGCTCAACAGGCCGACGTGGTGTGCGTTCAGGAGACGAAAGCGCAGGTCGCGCAGCTCGCGGACCCGATCTTCTGGCCGCAAGGCTGGAACTGCTATTACTCCGATGCCGAGAAAAAAGGTTATAGCGGCGTCGCACTCTATGCGCGCCGCAAGCCCGATGCCGTCGAAGCCGCGCTCGGCTGCCCGGCGTGCCCCGAATTCGAGACTGAAGGCCGCTGGCTGGAAGCGCGGTTCGGCGCGCTGAGCGTTATTTCGTTGTACATGCCGTCCGGATCATCGGGCGAAGAGCGCCAGCAGATCAAATACCGGCTGATGGACTGCCTGTACGCACATCTCGACGCGCTGCGCGGCAACGGCCGCAGCTACATTGTCTGCGCCGACTGGAACATCGTGCACACTGCCGCCGACATCAAGAACTGGCGTGGCAACCAGAAAAACTCCGGCTGTCTGCCCGAAGAACGCGCCTGGCTGGATCGGCTGTTCGGCGAACTCGGTTATGTCGACGCATTCCGGCAGCTCGAACAGGCGCCCGAACAGTACACCTGGTGGTCGAATCGCGGTCAGGCCTGGGCGAAGAACGTCGGCTGGCGTATCGACTATCAGGTCGTCAGCCCAACGCTGGCGGACAAGGTGCTGGCCACACACATCTACCGCGAACAACGCTTTTCGGATCATGCGCCGCTGACCATCGATTACGCGTGGTCGTGGTAA
- a CDS encoding cation:proton antiporter has protein sequence MLPCGVGMAQRARDLAHCASTHPHARTRMNEHALIALAGIGLLGVACQWLAWRAKLPAILFLLIAGILAGPVTGWLNPDRLFGDLLFPLVSLAVAVILFEGSLTLKLDEIRGLERVVRNLVSFGMLISGTISAAAAHWLFGFDWPLAALFGAMMTVTGPTVIVPMLRTVRPNAAVAKALRWEGIVIDPLGALLAVLVFEFIISSQAGDALGHAALVFALILGTGIALGVATGHLLGLLLRNYLIPEYLHNVVTLGLVFAVFAGANAVASESGLLAVTVMGMWLTNMKRVPVEAILDFKESLSMFFISGLFIILAARLHPGEMALMGWGALGVLAVMQLIARPLKVALATVGSTLSWRERVLLGWIGPRGIIAAAISALFALRLQEHGYAEAKLLVPLTFLVIIGTVVLQSLTARPLARLLGVAEPEPRGVLIVGANPVARAIGRALFKQGFPVILADSSWEHVSAARMDGLSTYHGNPVSEHADRRLDLVGIGHLFGLSPQRDLNVLAARYYRREFGDRGVFTLTASLEDDQRESKHGVAAEFHGRPLFGKGVSYRKLAERLRQGAEIRATTLSEQFDYAAWCAANAERAIALFAIDPRGKLRIFTADAEIKPGVGAVLLALVSPEAKPPAA, from the coding sequence TTGTTGCCCTGCGGCGTCGGCATGGCGCAGCGCGCGCGCGATCTGGCACACTGCGCATCCACGCATCCGCACGCCCGCACCCGTATGAACGAACACGCTCTGATCGCGCTGGCCGGCATCGGCCTGCTCGGCGTCGCCTGCCAGTGGCTTGCCTGGCGGGCGAAGCTGCCGGCGATCCTGTTCCTGCTGATTGCCGGCATCCTCGCCGGCCCGGTCACCGGCTGGCTGAATCCTGACCGGCTGTTTGGCGACCTGCTGTTTCCGCTGGTGTCGCTGGCCGTCGCGGTGATTCTGTTCGAGGGCAGTCTCACGCTGAAGCTGGACGAAATTCGCGGACTCGAACGCGTGGTGCGCAATCTGGTCAGCTTCGGCATGCTGATCAGCGGCACGATCTCCGCCGCCGCCGCGCATTGGCTGTTCGGCTTCGATTGGCCGCTTGCGGCGCTGTTCGGCGCGATGATGACAGTCACCGGCCCGACGGTGATCGTGCCGATGCTGCGCACCGTGCGCCCCAATGCGGCGGTGGCCAAGGCGCTGCGCTGGGAGGGCATCGTCATCGATCCGCTCGGCGCGCTGCTCGCGGTGCTGGTGTTCGAGTTCATCATCTCCAGTCAGGCCGGCGACGCGCTCGGCCACGCCGCGCTGGTGTTCGCCCTGATTCTCGGCACAGGCATTGCCCTCGGCGTCGCCACCGGGCATCTGCTCGGCCTGCTGCTGCGTAACTATCTGATTCCGGAGTATCTGCATAACGTCGTCACGCTCGGGCTGGTGTTCGCGGTGTTCGCCGGGGCGAATGCCGTGGCCTCCGAATCCGGCCTGCTCGCGGTCACGGTGATGGGCATGTGGCTGACCAATATGAAACGCGTACCGGTCGAGGCGATTCTTGATTTCAAGGAAAGCCTCAGCATGTTCTTCATCTCCGGGCTGTTCATCATCCTCGCCGCGCGCCTGCACCCAGGCGAGATGGCCCTGATGGGCTGGGGCGCGCTCGGCGTGCTCGCCGTGATGCAGCTGATCGCCCGCCCGCTGAAGGTCGCGCTGGCGACCGTCGGGTCGACGCTGAGCTGGCGCGAGCGCGTCCTGCTCGGCTGGATCGGGCCGCGCGGTATTATCGCCGCGGCGATTTCGGCGCTGTTCGCGCTACGCCTGCAGGAGCATGGCTACGCGGAGGCCAAGCTGCTGGTGCCGCTGACCTTCCTGGTCATCATCGGCACAGTAGTGTTGCAGAGCCTCACCGCCCGCCCGCTGGCGCGGCTGCTCGGCGTGGCCGAACCGGAGCCGCGCGGCGTGCTGATCGTCGGCGCCAATCCGGTCGCGCGCGCCATCGGCCGCGCCCTGTTTAAGCAGGGTTTCCCGGTGATACTTGCCGACAGCTCCTGGGAACACGTCAGCGCCGCGCGCATGGACGGACTCAGCACATACCACGGCAATCCGGTATCCGAGCATGCCGACCGCCGCCTCGATCTGGTCGGCATCGGCCATTTGTTCGGGCTGTCGCCCCAACGCGATCTCAACGTGCTCGCCGCACGCTACTACCGCCGCGAATTCGGCGATCGGGGCGTGTTCACCCTGACCGCCTCGCTCGAAGACGATCAGCGCGAAAGCAAACACGGCGTCGCCGCCGAATTCCACGGTCGCCCCCTGTTCGGCAAAGGCGTGTCGTATCGCAAACTTGCCGAACGCCTCCGGCAAGGCGCAGAAATCCGCGCCACCACGCTGAGCGAGCAATTCGACTACGCCGCATGGTGCGCGGCAAATGCCGAACGGGCGATTGCGCTGTTCGCCATCGACCCGCGCGGCAAGCTGCGCATCTTCACCGCCGACGCCGAGATCAAACCCGGCGTCGGCGCCGTACTGCTCGCACTGGTCAGCCCAGAAGCCAAACCGCCCGCAGCCTGA
- the polA gene encoding DNA polymerase I has protein sequence MSKPALILVDGSSYLYRAFHALPPLTNAHGEPTGAVYGVINMLKRLIKDYAPEHVGVIFDAKGKTFRDDLYADYKANRPPMPDALRAQIEPLHALIRAMGLPLLAVEGVEADDVIGTLACQAAAQGRDVLISSGDKDLAQLVDEHVTLVNTMSNTTLDRAGVIDKFGVPPERIVDYLALVGDSVDNVPGVEKCGPKTAVKWLQAYDSLDGIMAHADEVKGKVGDNLRAALAWLPQARELVTVKLDVPLEQGPDDLVPSAPDTDTLRALFTRLEFNTWLQELNGGGETAEDTATQATGHYECVLDDAELAVWIERLKQAEVFAFDTETTSLDYMQARVVGLSFAVEPGAAAYVPLAHDYPGVPEQLDREAVLERLRPLLESREHAKVGHHLKYDRNVLANHGITLEGIRHDTMLESYVLDATANRHDLDTLCAAHLDHRNIKYADVAGKGAKQIPFAAVGLEEATPYAAEDADMTLRLHRLFWPKLEAEPGLRKVYEEIEIPLLRVLSRIERNGVRIDAERLRKQSAALAERMSAIEKQTREIAGCAFNLGSPKQIQEILYDRLKLPVLRKTPKGQPSTAEDVLEELAAQHELPRLILDHRSLAKLKSTYTDRLPERVDPDTGRVHTSYHQAVASTGRLSSSEPNLQNIPVRTEEGRRIRQAFVAEPGNILIAADYSQIELRIMAHLSADPGLLKAFAEGQDIHRATAAEVFGETLDTVTTDQRRAAKAINFGLIYGMSAFGLARQLDIGRAEAQDYVERYFARYPGVREYMDRTRARAKEDGYVETLFGRRLYLPDINARNGQIRAQAERVAINAPMQGSAADIIKRAMIRVDRWIETQAPNVRMIMQVHDELVLEVPDSRLDETRAALREHMEDAAELAVPLIVDIGTGHDWEAAH, from the coding sequence ATGTCCAAACCTGCCCTGATCCTCGTCGACGGTTCCTCGTATCTGTACCGCGCCTTCCACGCCCTGCCGCCGCTGACCAATGCGCACGGCGAGCCCACCGGCGCGGTGTACGGCGTCATCAACATGCTCAAGCGCCTCATCAAGGACTACGCGCCGGAGCATGTCGGGGTGATTTTCGACGCCAAGGGCAAGACCTTCCGCGACGACCTGTACGCCGACTACAAGGCCAACCGCCCGCCGATGCCGGACGCGCTGCGGGCGCAGATCGAACCGCTGCACGCATTGATTCGCGCCATGGGCCTGCCGCTGCTGGCGGTCGAGGGCGTCGAGGCCGACGACGTGATCGGCACGCTGGCCTGTCAGGCCGCCGCGCAGGGTCGTGACGTGCTGATTTCCTCCGGCGACAAAGACCTCGCGCAGCTGGTTGACGAGCACGTCACCCTGGTCAACACCATGAGCAACACCACGCTCGACCGCGCCGGCGTGATCGACAAGTTCGGCGTGCCGCCCGAGCGCATCGTCGACTACCTTGCGCTGGTCGGCGACAGCGTGGACAACGTGCCGGGTGTCGAGAAGTGCGGCCCCAAAACCGCCGTCAAATGGCTACAGGCCTACGACTCGCTCGACGGCATCATGGCGCACGCCGACGAGGTCAAGGGCAAGGTCGGCGACAACCTGCGCGCCGCGCTGGCGTGGCTGCCGCAGGCGCGCGAACTGGTCACCGTGAAGCTGGACGTACCGCTGGAGCAGGGGCCGGACGACCTCGTGCCCAGCGCGCCCGATACCGATACCTTGCGCGCGCTGTTCACCCGGCTTGAGTTCAACACCTGGCTGCAGGAGCTGAACGGCGGCGGCGAAACCGCCGAGGACACGGCTACGCAGGCCACCGGGCACTACGAATGCGTGCTCGACGATGCCGAACTGGCGGTCTGGATCGAGCGTCTGAAGCAGGCCGAAGTGTTCGCCTTCGACACTGAGACTACCAGCCTGGATTACATGCAGGCGCGCGTGGTCGGCCTGTCCTTTGCCGTCGAGCCGGGCGCGGCGGCCTACGTGCCGCTCGCTCACGACTACCCCGGCGTGCCCGAGCAGCTCGATCGTGAGGCCGTGCTCGAACGCCTGCGGCCGCTGCTGGAAAGCCGCGAACACGCCAAGGTCGGTCATCACCTCAAGTACGACCGCAACGTGCTCGCCAACCACGGCATCACGCTCGAAGGCATCCGCCACGACACCATGCTCGAATCCTACGTGCTCGACGCCACGGCCAACCGTCACGACCTCGACACGCTGTGCGCCGCCCACCTCGACCACCGCAACATCAAATACGCGGACGTTGCCGGCAAGGGCGCCAAACAGATCCCCTTCGCCGCCGTCGGGCTCGAAGAGGCCACGCCCTACGCCGCCGAGGACGCGGATATGACGCTGCGCCTGCACCGCCTGTTCTGGCCGAAACTGGAAGCCGAGCCGGGCTTGCGCAAGGTTTACGAGGAGATCGAAATCCCGCTGCTGCGCGTGCTCTCGCGCATCGAGCGCAATGGCGTGCGCATCGACGCCGAGCGCCTGCGCAAGCAGAGCGCCGCACTCGCCGAGCGCATGTCCGCCATCGAGAAGCAGACCCGCGAAATCGCCGGCTGCGCCTTCAATCTCGGCTCGCCCAAGCAGATTCAGGAAATCCTCTACGACCGCCTCAAGCTGCCCGTGCTGCGCAAGACGCCCAAGGGCCAGCCGTCCACCGCCGAGGACGTGCTCGAAGAGCTGGCCGCGCAGCACGAACTGCCGCGCCTGATCCTCGATCACCGCAGCCTGGCCAAGCTCAAGTCCACGTACACCGACCGCCTGCCCGAGCGCGTCGATCCGGACACCGGCCGCGTGCACACCTCGTATCACCAGGCCGTCGCCTCGACCGGCCGCCTGTCCTCGTCCGAGCCGAACCTGCAGAACATTCCGGTGCGCACCGAGGAGGGCCGGCGCATCCGTCAGGCCTTCGTCGCCGAGCCGGGCAACATCCTGATTGCCGCCGACTACTCGCAGATCGAACTGCGCATCATGGCGCATCTGTCGGCCGACCCCGGCCTGCTCAAGGCCTTCGCCGAAGGTCAGGACATCCACCGCGCAACCGCCGCCGAAGTCTTCGGCGAGACGCTGGACACGGTGACCACCGACCAGCGCCGCGCGGCCAAGGCGATCAATTTCGGCCTGATCTACGGCATGTCCGCCTTCGGCCTCGCGCGCCAGCTCGACATCGGTCGCGCCGAGGCGCAGGACTATGTCGAGCGCTATTTTGCCCGCTACCCCGGTGTGCGCGAGTACATGGACCGCACCCGCGCGCGTGCGAAAGAGGACGGCTACGTCGAAACGCTCTTCGGCCGCCGGCTCTACCTGCCCGACATCAACGCCCGCAACGGCCAGATCCGTGCCCAGGCCGAGCGCGTGGCGATCAACGCGCCGATGCAGGGCAGCGCGGCCGACATCATCAAGCGCGCGATGATCCGCGTGGATCGCTGGATCGAGACGCAGGCTCCGAACGTGCGCATGATCATGCAAGTGCACGACGAACTCGTGCTGGAAGTTCCCGATTCACGCCTGGACGAAACCCGTGCGGCGCTGCGCGAACACATGGAAGATGCTGCAGAACTGGCCGTACCGCTGATCGTCGACATCGGGACCGGCCACGACTGGGAGGCGGCGCACTGA